A stretch of the Streptomyces sp. NBC_01428 genome encodes the following:
- a CDS encoding DUF2637 domain-containing protein, with amino-acid sequence MPETEREDVIRVAEHSSSRTLTARVDAVLIQALIAAALSFAHLHDLAVAAGQDGWKAWAYPVSVDLLLVAAWKRLRTGDAKASGWAWFLVALAASLGANIATAGLLDLDHVPSWLRITVAGWPAVAFLGGTLLAHSPTGPTPGTPEPHDASTADAAQRGQTPAAVSRPAPAVPRPALSAPPTDRLPAALVDHARKVAAEHRTRTGVPIDTDTLRARLGVPGPLAEAIAAQLT; translated from the coding sequence ATGCCCGAAACCGAACGAGAGGACGTGATCAGGGTGGCCGAGCACTCCTCGTCGCGCACCCTTACGGCCCGCGTGGACGCCGTACTGATCCAAGCGCTCATCGCCGCGGCCCTATCCTTCGCCCACCTCCATGACCTGGCGGTCGCCGCCGGGCAGGACGGCTGGAAGGCGTGGGCCTACCCGGTGAGCGTGGACCTGCTGTTGGTGGCCGCCTGGAAGCGACTGCGAACCGGCGACGCCAAAGCCTCCGGATGGGCCTGGTTCCTCGTCGCGCTCGCCGCCAGCCTCGGCGCCAACATCGCCACGGCCGGGCTCCTCGACCTCGACCACGTTCCCTCATGGCTCCGGATCACCGTGGCCGGGTGGCCGGCGGTCGCCTTCCTCGGCGGCACGCTGCTCGCGCACAGCCCCACCGGTCCGACTCCGGGCACGCCGGAACCGCACGACGCCTCGACGGCCGATGCGGCGCAACGGGGGCAGACCCCAGCCGCCGTATCCCGGCCTGCCCCCGCTGTTCCGCGGCCCGCGCTCTCCGCTCCGCCGACAGACCGGCTTCCGGCCGCGCTCGTCGACCACGCACGAAAGGTCGCCGCCGAGCACCGCACCCGAACCGGGGTGCCCATCGACACGGACACCCTGCGAGCCCGCCTCGGCGTCCCGGGCCCGCTCGCCGAAGCCATCGCCGCCCAACTCACCTGA
- a CDS encoding FtsK/SpoIIIE domain-containing protein, which yields MSELMTLAELGGPLALLGGAVYARKAHPSVYWATVGLPSSVARLVGSYGSTMDACGLTVQPSRLRALAVRATMRREVRPVPPRRGLIRPTSTGLRVRLRLAPGQEPADVAASSERLRHAWGVHAVHVREIKPGVVELRLVGFDVLRDVKMPRRAGGDLLAVPVALREDATVFVRDYRSVPHELVLGATLSGKSMFLRNLLTGLAVQPVALVGIDCKRGVELAPFAPRLSALATDSDEAAELLPVLVKEMEDRYDLIKARQGIAPGTPDEELTSDVWGLPDDERPSAIVLFVDEVAELFLVASRKDEERRDEMVTQLIRLAQLGRAAGIYLEICGQRFGAELGKGATMLRAQLSGRVCHRVNDEASAKMALGDIAPEAVGVASTIPAERPGLSVAGDTSGGWARMRTPYLSLTDAAAICREAADLVPDVPALSPFRPRSLTSSAPSPIAVTEPRPATG from the coding sequence GTGTCCGAGCTCATGACGCTGGCCGAGCTGGGTGGACCCCTCGCCTTATTGGGCGGAGCGGTCTACGCCCGGAAGGCACACCCCTCGGTCTACTGGGCCACGGTCGGGCTGCCCTCGTCGGTGGCCCGACTGGTCGGCTCGTACGGCTCGACCATGGACGCGTGCGGGCTGACGGTTCAGCCGTCCCGGCTGCGGGCGCTGGCCGTGCGAGCCACCATGCGCCGTGAGGTTCGACCGGTGCCGCCGCGCCGGGGGCTGATCCGTCCCACTTCCACGGGGCTGCGGGTCCGGCTTCGGCTCGCTCCCGGCCAGGAGCCGGCGGACGTGGCTGCCTCGTCCGAGCGGCTGCGGCACGCCTGGGGCGTTCACGCCGTCCATGTCCGCGAGATCAAGCCCGGCGTGGTCGAGCTGCGGTTGGTCGGGTTCGACGTGCTGCGCGACGTGAAGATGCCGCGCCGTGCGGGAGGTGATCTTCTCGCCGTGCCGGTGGCTCTGCGGGAGGACGCGACCGTGTTCGTCCGCGACTACCGGTCCGTTCCTCACGAACTCGTCCTCGGCGCGACTTTGTCGGGGAAGTCGATGTTCCTCCGCAACCTGCTGACGGGACTCGCCGTTCAGCCGGTCGCGCTGGTCGGCATCGACTGCAAGCGGGGAGTGGAGCTCGCGCCGTTCGCTCCGCGGCTGTCGGCGTTGGCCACCGACTCCGACGAGGCCGCCGAGCTGCTGCCCGTCCTCGTCAAGGAAATGGAGGACCGTTACGACCTGATCAAGGCCCGGCAGGGCATCGCGCCCGGCACGCCGGACGAAGAGCTCACCTCCGACGTGTGGGGGCTGCCGGACGACGAACGGCCGTCGGCCATCGTGCTGTTCGTCGACGAGGTGGCCGAACTCTTCCTCGTGGCGAGCCGCAAGGACGAGGAACGGCGCGACGAGATGGTGACCCAGCTGATCCGACTCGCCCAGCTCGGGCGGGCCGCGGGCATCTACCTGGAGATCTGCGGACAGCGTTTCGGCGCCGAGCTGGGCAAGGGAGCGACCATGCTGCGCGCCCAACTCAGCGGACGCGTCTGCCACCGCGTCAACGACGAAGCCTCGGCGAAGATGGCCCTCGGTGACATCGCCCCCGAAGCGGTCGGCGTCGCCTCTACCATTCCGGCGGAACGGCCCGGCCTGTCCGTGGCCGGTGACACCTCCGGCGGATGGGCGCGCATGCGCACCCCCTACCTGTCGCTGACCGACGCCGCAGCCATCTGCCGCGAGGCGGCCGACCTCGTACCCGACGTACCGGCCCTGTCTCCGTTCCGTCCGCGCTCTCTCACCTCGTCCGCCCCCTCTCCGATCGCGGTGACCGAACCGCGTCCGGCGACCGGCTGA
- a CDS encoding SCO3933 family regulatory protein: MRAIRVETSSATILLTEAPEPKVKDRQTGEIAKDAVSGEALMKVGVVYIDEGESSLIAVTVPESGITDGLAVGAPVSLPGLVARPWESVFSGQARHGIAYRAAAVVPGTFPVGQEN, encoded by the coding sequence GTGCGTGCAATCCGAGTCGAGACCTCGTCCGCGACGATCCTGCTGACGGAGGCGCCTGAGCCGAAGGTCAAGGACCGGCAGACGGGCGAGATCGCCAAGGACGCTGTGAGCGGGGAAGCGCTGATGAAGGTCGGCGTCGTCTACATCGACGAGGGGGAGTCGTCGCTCATCGCGGTGACCGTCCCGGAGAGCGGGATCACGGACGGCCTGGCCGTCGGAGCTCCGGTCTCCCTGCCCGGCCTCGTCGCCCGTCCCTGGGAGAGCGTCTTCAGCGGCCAGGCCCGCCACGGCATCGCCTACCGGGCGGCCGCGGTGGTCCCGGGAACCTTCCCCGTCGGACAGGAGAACTGA
- a CDS encoding GntR family transcriptional regulator, protein MAYEVAAPKYVRLAQTLQGRIEDGTYPPGSRVPSENQLVQAFGMSRPTVVRALELLKRDGWLESRQGFGTIVRGRPEVVEQKDQRGRDALERDESSVQGRFVQVDQVPVPPRVASLLGVPKQTRVLVRRLLVERDGEPVELSSSYFSAGLVEGTELSVPSPLREGQRAHLEARKKVRFDHVTERVSARLPSREEADLLAMPQGEPVLSVLVVACDVAGQALQVTDVLLPADRQELEDTYRLG, encoded by the coding sequence ATGGCGTACGAGGTGGCTGCACCCAAGTATGTGCGGCTGGCGCAGACGCTCCAGGGACGCATCGAGGACGGTACGTATCCGCCGGGGAGTCGGGTCCCGAGTGAAAATCAGCTGGTCCAGGCCTTCGGGATGTCCCGGCCCACCGTCGTTCGCGCGCTGGAGCTGCTGAAGCGGGATGGCTGGCTTGAGTCCCGGCAGGGGTTCGGCACTATCGTTCGCGGGCGGCCGGAAGTCGTAGAGCAGAAGGATCAGCGGGGACGTGACGCGCTGGAGCGCGACGAATCCTCGGTCCAGGGTCGGTTCGTCCAGGTCGATCAGGTCCCCGTACCGCCGAGGGTCGCGTCCCTCCTCGGCGTGCCCAAGCAGACAAGGGTCCTGGTTCGGCGGCTTCTAGTGGAACGGGACGGCGAGCCGGTTGAGCTCTCCTCGTCCTACTTCTCGGCCGGCCTGGTCGAAGGGACCGAGCTTTCCGTCCCGTCTCCACTGCGTGAAGGGCAGCGTGCTCACCTGGAAGCGCGCAAGAAGGTGCGCTTCGACCACGTAACCGAGCGCGTCTCGGCCCGGCTGCCCAGCAGGGAAGAGGCTGACCTCTTGGCGATGCCTCAAGGGGAGCCGGTGCTCAGCGTGTTGGTCGTCGCGTGCGACGTCGCTGGGCAGGCTTTGCAGGTCACGGACGTTCTGCTTCCTGCTGATCGGCAGGAACTTGAAGACACGTACCGGCTCGGCTGA
- a CDS encoding ATP-binding protein codes for MADAREESEAAVAGPKPIGGMTLYPVPESVARARRWFRKFTAPYNLACPIDDCVLMLSELVTNAILYGESEEPWRVRVEWSRLRESLRVDVHNPGFPADVRLRSPSANDAHGRGLCLVNVLADSWAAGPSRFGGTVVWFQIDDAWKP; via the coding sequence ATGGCGGATGCGCGTGAAGAGTCCGAAGCCGCGGTTGCCGGACCGAAGCCGATCGGGGGTATGACCCTCTATCCCGTGCCCGAGTCCGTGGCTCGGGCCAGGCGGTGGTTCCGGAAGTTCACCGCCCCGTACAACCTGGCCTGTCCGATCGACGACTGCGTGCTGATGCTCTCCGAGCTGGTGACGAACGCGATCCTGTACGGGGAATCCGAAGAACCGTGGCGGGTTCGGGTCGAGTGGTCGCGTCTGAGGGAGTCTCTGCGGGTTGACGTCCACAACCCGGGCTTCCCGGCGGATGTCCGGCTCCGCAGTCCCAGTGCCAATGACGCGCACGGCCGTGGGCTCTGCCTGGTGAACGTGCTGGCGGACTCCTGGGCGGCCGGCCCCAGTCGCTTCGGTGGGACCGTCGTGTGGTTTCAGATCGACGATGCCTGGAAGCCGTGA
- a CDS encoding GntR family transcriptional regulator, whose protein sequence is MPQIEETQPKYLQIAHHIRDQILRGDLRPGDEVPSERQLAADWSVSRPTAARSLEALSHQGLVEKRQGSGTYVRGLAVNRRARELYGRAKQTGKIYTPGEYAVITSAGWLEAPDYVAEALSLAAGTRAVHRRRVTKNESGPITISTSWFGADVGNRAPKLCDPDRIQEGTLMYVESVTGRQGSYAEDRMCARLATEDEAADLELEPGAAVLIVHHVVYDMQDRPLEFAEATYPPGRWAFEQGYPIS, encoded by the coding sequence ATGCCGCAGATCGAAGAGACCCAGCCCAAGTACCTCCAGATCGCGCACCATATCCGCGATCAGATTCTGCGAGGCGACTTGAGGCCTGGCGACGAGGTCCCGTCGGAACGTCAACTGGCCGCGGACTGGAGTGTTTCACGTCCTACGGCGGCCCGGTCGCTGGAGGCTCTGAGTCATCAGGGGCTGGTGGAGAAGCGGCAGGGGTCGGGGACTTACGTACGGGGCCTCGCGGTGAATCGGCGGGCTCGGGAGCTCTACGGTCGGGCCAAGCAGACCGGCAAGATCTACACGCCGGGCGAGTACGCGGTCATTACCTCCGCCGGCTGGCTGGAGGCTCCCGACTACGTGGCTGAGGCGCTGAGTCTGGCGGCTGGGACCCGGGCCGTTCACCGTCGTCGCGTCACCAAGAACGAGTCGGGCCCCATCACCATCTCCACCTCGTGGTTCGGTGCCGATGTTGGTAACCGGGCACCCAAGCTCTGCGATCCTGACCGGATTCAGGAGGGGACGCTCATGTACGTCGAGAGCGTCACGGGCCGCCAGGGCAGCTATGCCGAAGACCGGATGTGCGCCCGGCTGGCGACCGAGGACGAGGCTGCCGATCTCGAACTTGAGCCCGGTGCAGCTGTCCTGATCGTCCACCACGTGGTGTACGACATGCAGGATCGACCCCTTGAGTTCGCCGAGGCCACGTACCCGCCTGGGCGTTGGGCGTTCGAGCAGGGCTACCCGATCAGCTAG
- a CDS encoding DUF1152 domain-containing protein has product MTRLIVAAGGGGDAVAAAMLDAALYGGDDSPAMILTYAWDRLLIDPVPGPRGPENFTGLRPFTRSVWTVPADAKPVAPAGSTLPRLAAELPHTFALIDPMHGAESITRQLEEFIEHLAPESIDLLDVGGDILAKGDEPTLRSPLGDALTLAACCQVNAPVRLLVAGPGLDGELPAELLADRMGPPTLTLTAEHVEPISSVLEWHPSEATAMLAATARGVRGLCEVRDAGLPVPLTDEGPTVHEADLDETLSRNALARAILATETLSEAEQYSREICGYSEIDYERNKASWLGSQPEQKLDPETVLSQLDQFEAKARDRGITHTTFRRITEALGLNGKQRQDLRALLLSSRPDQYEAPLWRIT; this is encoded by the coding sequence GTGACCCGCTTGATCGTGGCAGCCGGAGGAGGGGGCGACGCCGTCGCCGCCGCAATGCTCGACGCAGCCCTCTACGGGGGTGACGACAGCCCGGCGATGATCCTCACCTACGCATGGGACCGCCTCCTGATCGACCCGGTGCCAGGCCCCCGAGGGCCGGAGAACTTCACGGGCCTACGTCCCTTCACACGAAGCGTCTGGACCGTCCCGGCCGACGCGAAGCCCGTCGCCCCCGCCGGCTCGACCCTCCCTCGCCTGGCAGCCGAACTTCCCCACACCTTCGCCCTGATCGACCCCATGCACGGCGCCGAGAGCATCACACGCCAGCTCGAAGAGTTCATCGAGCACCTGGCCCCCGAGTCCATCGACCTCCTGGACGTGGGCGGCGACATCCTCGCCAAGGGCGACGAACCCACCCTGCGCAGCCCGCTGGGCGACGCCCTCACACTCGCCGCGTGCTGCCAAGTCAACGCGCCCGTAAGGCTCCTGGTCGCCGGTCCCGGCTTGGACGGAGAGCTCCCGGCCGAGCTCCTGGCCGACCGAATGGGCCCGCCAACGCTGACGCTCACGGCTGAGCACGTCGAACCGATCAGCTCGGTCCTGGAGTGGCACCCGTCCGAGGCGACGGCGATGCTCGCAGCCACAGCCCGCGGAGTGCGCGGCCTCTGCGAGGTCAGAGACGCCGGCCTGCCGGTCCCGCTCACCGACGAAGGCCCCACCGTCCACGAAGCAGACCTGGACGAGACCCTCAGCCGCAACGCACTCGCACGCGCCATCCTCGCAACGGAAACCCTCTCCGAGGCAGAGCAGTACAGCCGCGAGATCTGCGGGTACTCGGAGATCGACTACGAGCGCAACAAGGCTAGTTGGCTCGGCAGCCAGCCGGAACAGAAGCTCGACCCGGAAACCGTGCTCAGCCAACTCGACCAGTTCGAGGCCAAGGCCCGCGACCGCGGCATCACGCACACGACGTTCCGCAGGATCACCGAAGCCCTCGGCCTCAACGGCAAGCAGCGCCAGGACCTCAGGGCCCTTCTGCTCAGCAGCCGTCCAGACCAGTACGAAGCCCCGCTGTGGCGCATCACGTGA
- a CDS encoding ATP-dependent nuclease, whose amino-acid sequence MTQTAPALPELTIHSNEVFTSNLEPNPEFITLNDWSIPVSFFVGRNGSGKSKTAHAIARRLGAEARILSTDRLAGLMSYSVYQWGSTPSAMKGIPIGETERQNMTNTMRDKGMGNDELYTLKEEPEVWLRVAAFLRRALGRVIELRESAGFLDPYVRVGNVEYSLLREEGHGLRELVILLAAAYRQDWQLLIVDEPELHLHPSMARLWVTELSMECERSGRRAIIVTHEPTLLKPKSADDLAAIWHFSAGQTPTQLSLHVLGAQKDRVTASLQGNPQLVSQLVFSPRPVLVEGPHDVAAFTVSLGRTQPPEVVAQTDLVECGGSGAVALWFEVCTKVGLDVKAVADLDACFAPEVRRAMDAIANVTEGYRNELAIDPPTTMNALKQLIAAMDAAKVNNDPKSRGAWLASAVPENSGNSVRKAKLLEIWRSAGLWLHPQGTLEDVLSIENKGVDQARMAAQKEGDIDEVTNWCAYSLDLMGDVFILLEAAVERIAHSVMESQRLEPEIALNSPVGPSSENDSRIVTVECVSEGRHRLTVHAPREFAGYWVEFSRDTPSSQLNLQAPREGNRA is encoded by the coding sequence ATGACGCAGACTGCACCCGCACTTCCCGAATTGACCATTCACTCCAACGAGGTCTTTACGTCAAATCTGGAACCGAACCCTGAATTCATCACTCTGAACGACTGGTCGATTCCCGTCAGCTTTTTTGTTGGTAGAAACGGGAGCGGAAAATCGAAAACGGCTCACGCCATTGCCCGCAGATTGGGGGCGGAAGCACGAATTCTATCCACCGACAGACTTGCCGGACTGATGTCATACTCGGTATACCAATGGGGGTCGACGCCCAGCGCAATGAAGGGAATCCCCATCGGAGAGACCGAGCGTCAGAATATGACGAACACCATGCGAGACAAGGGCATGGGAAATGACGAACTGTATACACTAAAGGAGGAGCCTGAGGTATGGCTACGCGTCGCAGCGTTCCTCCGCCGAGCACTTGGAAGGGTAATCGAACTTCGAGAAAGTGCAGGATTCCTCGATCCGTATGTTCGGGTTGGAAATGTCGAGTATTCACTGCTTCGCGAAGAAGGGCACGGTCTCAGGGAACTTGTCATCTTGCTCGCTGCCGCATACCGCCAGGACTGGCAGCTCTTGATTGTGGATGAACCCGAACTCCACTTGCACCCATCCATGGCTCGACTTTGGGTTACTGAGCTCAGTATGGAATGCGAACGATCTGGCAGACGAGCAATTATTGTTACACACGAACCCACTCTACTTAAACCGAAGAGCGCGGACGATTTGGCCGCCATTTGGCACTTCAGTGCCGGACAAACCCCAACGCAGCTCTCACTGCATGTACTCGGCGCACAGAAAGATCGTGTAACCGCTTCTTTGCAGGGTAATCCGCAACTGGTGAGTCAGCTTGTTTTTTCACCTCGGCCGGTTTTGGTTGAAGGGCCACACGATGTCGCAGCATTCACGGTATCCCTTGGACGCACCCAACCCCCTGAAGTTGTGGCGCAAACCGACCTTGTAGAGTGCGGCGGGAGCGGGGCAGTTGCGCTTTGGTTTGAGGTGTGCACGAAGGTCGGCTTGGATGTAAAAGCGGTGGCTGACCTCGATGCATGCTTTGCTCCTGAAGTACGGCGGGCAATGGATGCCATCGCCAACGTGACCGAGGGCTACCGTAATGAGCTGGCCATTGATCCGCCTACCACCATGAACGCACTCAAGCAGCTGATCGCGGCCATGGATGCCGCAAAGGTGAATAACGACCCAAAAAGTCGGGGAGCATGGTTGGCGTCAGCTGTTCCAGAAAACTCAGGGAACTCCGTCAGAAAGGCTAAACTGCTCGAAATTTGGCGAAGCGCAGGCCTATGGCTGCATCCTCAAGGGACCTTGGAGGATGTCCTGTCGATTGAAAACAAGGGTGTCGATCAAGCCAGAATGGCCGCTCAAAAGGAAGGAGATATCGACGAGGTCACCAACTGGTGCGCCTACTCGCTTGACCTGATGGGTGACGTCTTCATTCTTCTCGAGGCAGCCGTCGAGAGGATTGCACACTCAGTAATGGAGAGCCAGCGCCTAGAACCGGAAATTGCGCTCAACAGTCCGGTAGGGCCCTCATCTGAGAATGATTCGAGAATCGTCACCGTAGAATGTGTATCTGAAGGACGTCACCGCCTAACCGTCCACGCCCCTAGGGAGTTCGCCGGGTATTGGGTTGAATTTTCTAGAGATACGCCGTCATCCCAACTAAACCTTCAGGCTCCTCGCGAGGGCAACAGGGCATGA
- a CDS encoding very short patch repair endonuclease, which yields MSRIRGRDTAPEMKVRRELHRRGLRYRVNFKPVPTLRRTVDIAFTRQRVAVLIDGCFWHGCPEHFRPAKGDRREFWAAKIAENQRRDQDSTKAFTLAGWTVLRYWEHADPVEVADKVEDEVIKRSVSWQSPSERPCR from the coding sequence ATGTCCCGAATCCGAGGGCGCGACACCGCACCCGAGATGAAAGTGCGTCGGGAATTGCATCGGCGCGGTCTTCGGTACCGGGTGAACTTCAAGCCCGTGCCCACGCTGCGGCGGACGGTCGACATCGCCTTCACAAGGCAACGAGTCGCTGTCCTGATCGACGGGTGCTTCTGGCATGGCTGTCCGGAACACTTTCGGCCGGCAAAGGGGGATCGGAGGGAGTTTTGGGCGGCCAAGATCGCTGAGAATCAACGCCGTGATCAGGACTCCACCAAGGCCTTCACGTTGGCTGGATGGACCGTACTTCGTTATTGGGAGCACGCTGACCCTGTCGAGGTAGCCGACAAGGTCGAGGACGAAGTGATCAAACGGTCCGTGAGCTGGCAGTCGCCTTCCGAGAGACCGTGTAGGTGA
- a CDS encoding helicase-related protein: MNRSFLEPAFLVEEGPKGFTRQLERLLGLISFTDVVNIDGPGDKGADLLGRLNGEDWIFQSKWKKSGNVDRDAVDETHAAMRHYAIHRAVVVTNRLFTQKAKERADALRGVGVNVTLWDGQRLAMIYDRAPERVTPFDLHPYQDRAVEAAWAALEDSGEALIYLATGLGKTVVAGRLLRRFLLGNPGAKVLVTAHMIDLVEQLERAMWRDVPKEVPTRLLHGDSKPDSLPGVTFGVSNTARDYIQSGYAPELVIVDEAHHVGETGNYATMMGLLPKAKRMGVTATPWRGDRYDIERTFGEPVERVSISEGMRLGYLADVKYRVFADNIDWDFVRHSSEHGYSIKDLNKRLFIPERDESVRGHLEKVWDQTTNPRAIVFCQTIEHAERMRDLLARRPGWERSETLHARLKTRERRARLLNFRTGEVPILVAVDILNEGVDVPDVNILCFARVTHSRRIFVQQLGRGLRLRKGKTHVEVLDFVSDIRRLAEVYDMREQVSEGEIEQVSVGRNQFEFEDLRVKGLLDQWMADVGDLGGADDSVRLEFPPVEGG; this comes from the coding sequence ATGAACAGATCATTCCTGGAGCCGGCCTTCCTTGTCGAGGAAGGCCCGAAGGGCTTCACGCGCCAGCTGGAGCGGTTGCTCGGCCTGATCTCGTTCACGGATGTGGTCAACATCGATGGTCCCGGGGATAAGGGTGCTGATCTCCTCGGCCGACTCAACGGTGAGGATTGGATCTTCCAGTCGAAATGGAAGAAGTCGGGCAATGTGGATCGCGATGCCGTGGACGAAACCCACGCGGCGATGCGGCATTACGCGATCCACCGAGCGGTGGTGGTCACCAATCGACTGTTCACTCAGAAGGCTAAGGAGCGGGCGGACGCGCTAAGGGGCGTCGGAGTCAATGTGACCCTCTGGGACGGCCAACGGCTGGCGATGATCTACGATCGCGCTCCGGAGCGTGTCACGCCGTTCGACCTCCATCCGTATCAGGACCGCGCCGTGGAAGCGGCCTGGGCCGCCCTAGAGGACAGCGGCGAGGCGCTCATCTACCTCGCTACGGGCCTTGGCAAGACGGTCGTCGCCGGCAGGTTGCTGCGACGATTCCTCCTTGGTAATCCAGGGGCCAAGGTGCTGGTCACCGCGCACATGATCGACCTTGTGGAGCAACTCGAACGGGCGATGTGGCGGGACGTTCCCAAGGAGGTACCGACCCGTCTGCTGCACGGCGATTCGAAACCCGATTCCCTGCCAGGCGTCACCTTCGGCGTATCGAACACGGCACGTGACTACATCCAATCCGGCTACGCTCCCGAGCTGGTGATCGTGGATGAGGCGCACCACGTGGGGGAGACCGGGAACTATGCCACCATGATGGGTCTGCTGCCCAAGGCCAAACGGATGGGTGTGACGGCCACGCCCTGGCGAGGCGACCGGTACGACATTGAGCGGACCTTCGGCGAACCAGTCGAGCGGGTGTCCATCTCGGAGGGCATGAGGCTGGGTTACCTCGCTGACGTGAAGTACCGCGTGTTCGCCGACAACATCGACTGGGACTTCGTCCGCCATTCCTCCGAGCACGGCTACTCCATCAAGGACTTGAACAAGCGTCTCTTCATCCCCGAGCGGGACGAGTCAGTTCGGGGACACCTCGAGAAGGTCTGGGACCAGACCACGAACCCGCGGGCCATCGTCTTTTGCCAGACGATCGAGCACGCCGAGCGGATGCGCGACCTGCTTGCCCGACGGCCCGGCTGGGAGCGGTCCGAGACGCTGCACGCCAGGCTGAAGACACGGGAGCGGCGGGCACGACTGCTCAACTTCCGTACAGGAGAAGTGCCCATCCTCGTCGCCGTGGACATACTCAACGAGGGCGTCGACGTGCCCGACGTCAACATTCTCTGTTTCGCCCGGGTGACCCACAGTCGACGCATCTTCGTGCAGCAGCTTGGCCGCGGACTCCGCCTTCGCAAGGGAAAGACGCACGTGGAGGTACTGGACTTCGTCAGCGACATCCGGCGGCTGGCCGAGGTGTATGACATGCGAGAACAGGTGTCCGAGGGCGAGATCGAGCAGGTATCAGTCGGACGGAACCAGTTCGAGTTCGAGGACTTGAGGGTGAAGGGACTCCTGGACCAATGGATGGCCGACGTGGGTGACCTCGGGGGAGCCGACGACAGCGTTCGTTTGGAGTTCCCGCCAGTCGAGGGGGGCTGA